A part of Microbacterium atlanticum genomic DNA contains:
- a CDS encoding sugar ABC transporter substrate-binding protein produces MSGTHPHGPRRPLRRRTAVGASALLLLVLLLAGCAASPPAGRTPSDDTVALLLPDAKTARYETFDRPLFEARIAELGDYRVLYANADQDAAKQQQQAESAMTAGAGVLVLDPVDANAAISIVTSANAKGVPVISYDRLVAGGDLAYYISFDNEKVGVLQAEAFVKALRDRRGEGGILMVNGSPTDSNAALFKEGAHSIIDESGLRVLAEYDTPGWNPEKAQEWVAGQIAQHGDAIAGVYAANDATAGGAIAALRVAGVDPLPVVTGQDAELSAIQRILTGDQHMTVYKAIKPQAELAAEVAVQLLEGEEVTAPLEIEGTPATLLDPVAVTVDDIMSTVVADGFWSVEDICTPAYADACEAAGIG; encoded by the coding sequence ATGTCCGGCACGCACCCTCACGGGCCGCGGCGGCCGCTCCGGCGCCGCACGGCGGTGGGGGCATCCGCCCTCCTCCTGCTCGTTCTGCTGCTGGCGGGTTGCGCGGCGTCGCCGCCCGCCGGACGCACACCCTCCGACGACACGGTCGCGCTGCTGCTCCCCGATGCGAAGACCGCCCGGTACGAGACGTTCGACCGCCCGCTGTTCGAGGCGCGGATCGCCGAGCTCGGCGACTACCGGGTGCTGTACGCCAACGCCGACCAGGACGCCGCGAAGCAGCAGCAGCAGGCCGAGTCGGCCATGACCGCGGGCGCGGGCGTGCTGGTGCTCGACCCGGTCGACGCGAATGCCGCGATCAGCATCGTGACCTCGGCGAACGCGAAGGGGGTGCCGGTGATCTCGTACGACCGCCTCGTCGCGGGCGGCGACCTGGCGTACTACATCTCGTTCGACAACGAGAAGGTCGGGGTGCTGCAGGCGGAGGCGTTCGTCAAGGCCCTGCGCGACCGGCGGGGCGAGGGGGGCATCCTGATGGTGAACGGCTCCCCCACCGACAGCAACGCCGCGCTGTTCAAGGAGGGCGCGCACAGCATCATCGACGAGAGCGGGCTGCGAGTGCTGGCGGAGTACGACACGCCGGGCTGGAATCCCGAGAAGGCCCAGGAGTGGGTCGCCGGCCAGATCGCCCAGCACGGCGACGCGATCGCGGGCGTGTACGCCGCCAACGACGCCACGGCGGGGGGCGCGATCGCGGCGCTCCGGGTGGCCGGCGTCGATCCCCTCCCCGTCGTCACGGGACAGGATGCCGAGCTCTCGGCGATCCAGCGGATCCTCACCGGCGACCAGCACATGACCGTGTACAAGGCGATCAAGCCGCAGGCCGAGCTGGCCGCCGAGGTCGCCGTGCAGCTGCTGGAGGGCGAGGAGGTGACGGCGCCGCTGGAGATCGAGGGCACGCCGGCCACGCTGCTGGACCCGGTCGCGGTCACCGTCGACGACATCATGTCCACGGTGGTGGCCGACGGCTTCTGGTCGGTCGAGGACATCTGCACCCCGGCCTACGCCGATGCCTGCGAAGCCGCGGGCATCGGGTAA
- a CDS encoding ATP-binding cassette domain-containing protein, with protein MPVTHPRTGRPRDRVLTMRGIAKHFGAVKALTDVDFWVNEGEVVALVGDNGAGKSTLVKVLAGVHPPDAGTIEFDGEPVEIHSPADAQALGIETIFQDLALCDNLDVVANLWLGRELREGATLDEVQMEQRTWTLLRELSAKIPSVRVPVASLSGGQRQTVAIARSLIGEPRVVILDEPTAALGVAQTAEVLNLIERLRERGHGVVLISHNMADVMAVADRVVVLRLGRNNGVYNVADVTTEILIAAITGAADHSALRRAPDRADAADPSPRDPSASAPETAGGTVIRMPRGGPRRPRPRGKGSG; from the coding sequence ATGCCGGTGACGCACCCGAGGACGGGAAGGCCGCGCGATCGCGTGCTCACCATGCGCGGGATCGCCAAGCACTTCGGCGCCGTCAAGGCGCTCACCGATGTGGACTTCTGGGTGAACGAGGGCGAGGTCGTCGCCCTCGTCGGCGACAACGGCGCAGGCAAGTCGACGCTGGTCAAGGTGCTCGCCGGGGTGCATCCGCCGGATGCGGGGACGATCGAGTTCGACGGCGAGCCCGTCGAGATCCACTCCCCCGCCGATGCACAGGCGCTCGGCATCGAGACGATCTTCCAGGACCTGGCGCTGTGCGACAACCTCGACGTCGTGGCCAACCTCTGGCTCGGCCGCGAGCTGCGCGAGGGCGCCACGCTGGACGAGGTGCAGATGGAGCAGCGCACCTGGACGCTGCTGCGCGAGCTGTCGGCGAAGATCCCGTCGGTGCGGGTGCCGGTGGCCTCGCTGTCGGGAGGTCAGCGGCAGACCGTCGCGATCGCGCGATCCCTGATCGGCGAGCCTCGCGTGGTGATCCTGGACGAGCCGACCGCCGCGCTCGGCGTCGCGCAGACAGCCGAGGTGCTGAACCTCATCGAGCGGCTGCGCGAGCGCGGCCACGGCGTCGTCCTCATCAGCCACAACATGGCCGACGTGATGGCGGTCGCCGACCGCGTCGTGGTGCTGCGGCTGGGGCGCAACAACGGCGTCTACAACGTCGCCGATGTCACCACCGAGATCCTCATCGCGGCCATCACCGGCGCCGCCGACCACTCGGCGCTGCGCCGGGCGCCGGATCGAGCGGATGCCGCGGACCCGTCGCCTCGCGACCCCTCGGCGTCGGCGCCCGAGACCGCGGGCGGAACCGTCATCCGCATGCCGCGCGGCGGACCGCGGCGGCCGCGGCCCCGCGGGAAGGGATCGGGATGA
- a CDS encoding sugar ABC transporter permease yields the protein MSAPGEERLMEPRTSESLLSGAGLRHAWEAFAGRVREGELGALPVVLGIAVIWTVFQALNPVFLSSENLVNLTMQCAAIGTIALGVVVVLLVGEIDLSVGSVSGLAAAVLAVSFVQSQWPLIVAVVAAMAVGLLVGLLYGYLFTRFGLPSFVITLAGLLGFLGLQLWVLGETGSIAIPFDSWLVHFAQQLFLPPWASYVVAVLAAAGFAWSKLRRARRRTAADLVSQSYADIAVRSAVLLAFLLAATWYLNLDRGVGVMFLFFLALVVAMNFLLTRTRWGRAVYAVGGSVEAARRAGIRVDRIYLSVFAMCTTLAAVGGILAAARLASANQSSGTGDVNLNAIAAAVIGGTSLFGGRGSAFAALIGIVVIQSISSGLTLLSLDSSVQFMVTGVVLVLAVMVDAISRRTRAATGRA from the coding sequence ATGAGCGCGCCGGGCGAGGAGCGGCTGATGGAGCCGCGCACCTCGGAGAGCCTGCTGAGCGGAGCGGGCCTCCGTCACGCCTGGGAGGCGTTCGCCGGGAGGGTGCGCGAGGGCGAGCTGGGCGCGCTGCCGGTGGTGCTCGGGATCGCGGTGATCTGGACGGTCTTCCAGGCGCTGAACCCGGTCTTCCTCTCCAGCGAGAACCTCGTCAATCTCACGATGCAGTGCGCGGCCATCGGAACGATCGCGCTCGGCGTCGTGGTGGTGCTGCTCGTCGGCGAGATCGACCTGTCGGTCGGCTCGGTGTCGGGTCTTGCCGCGGCGGTGCTGGCGGTCTCCTTCGTCCAATCGCAGTGGCCCCTGATCGTCGCGGTGGTCGCGGCCATGGCCGTCGGCCTGCTGGTGGGCCTGCTGTACGGCTACCTCTTCACGAGGTTCGGGCTTCCGAGCTTCGTGATCACGCTGGCCGGTCTGCTGGGGTTCCTGGGGCTGCAGCTGTGGGTGCTGGGAGAGACGGGGTCGATCGCGATCCCGTTCGACTCGTGGCTCGTGCACTTCGCGCAGCAGCTCTTCCTCCCGCCGTGGGCCTCGTACGTCGTGGCCGTGCTGGCGGCTGCCGGCTTCGCCTGGTCGAAGCTGCGTCGGGCCCGCCGCCGCACCGCCGCCGACCTCGTGAGCCAGAGCTATGCCGACATCGCCGTGCGCAGCGCCGTCCTGCTGGCGTTCCTCCTCGCGGCCACCTGGTATCTCAACCTCGATCGCGGGGTGGGCGTGATGTTCCTGTTCTTCCTCGCGCTCGTGGTGGCGATGAACTTCCTGCTCACACGCACGCGGTGGGGACGCGCGGTGTACGCCGTGGGCGGCTCGGTCGAAGCCGCGAGGCGCGCCGGGATCCGCGTGGACCGCATCTACCTGTCGGTGTTCGCGATGTGCACGACCCTCGCCGCCGTCGGCGGCATCCTGGCGGCTGCCCGGCTCGCCTCGGCGAACCAGAGCTCCGGCACCGGCGACGTCAACCTCAACGCGATCGCTGCGGCCGTGATCGGCGGCACGAGCCTGTTCGGCGGACGCGGATCGGCCTTCGCGGCCCTCATCGGCATCGTGGTGATCCAGTCGATCTCGTCGGGTCTGACGTTGCTCAGTCTCGACTCCTCCGTGCAGTTCATGGTCACCGGAGTCGTCCTCGTCCTCGCCGTGATGGTCGACGCGATCTCGCGCCGCACGCGGGCGGCCACAGGCCGCGCCTGA